Part of the Spinacia oleracea cultivar Varoflay chromosome 5, BTI_SOV_V1, whole genome shotgun sequence genome, ATTCCATTgctatgcgattagatttgtgcaggtttaattgtattagtctagaaatatcaagttaaaattcgagagatgcaatttgatgtttaggcccGTTTAAATAAGTAGGATTGAGTTTAATAAATTGCGAGAGCCTGTTAATTCCACTCCTATAATCGTCGACAACTCGAGAGTGCGTTCTAGTctgattaattattttattgacTGCTAGTATTTATTTATCATCTTGGATTAccgttcattggtgaacctacaCCCTAGGCCTTTTATTAATTGATTTctccttatttaattattgcCATAGTATAATTATCAAATCAAACAAATTCCTTGTTTTTCAATAGTCTAGACCTTTGTTTTTAGTAATAGGAAAAATggtgtttccctgtggatttgatcctgacttcccttatTACCTGGTTAATGGAATTAGGTATAATTTTGACTAGGTGAtcgatacgactttagcctatcaACGGGACTTTACCAAATAACATCTCGTACGGACTTTTGTTTTCAAGCAATGGAGTAGGTGTTCTATTAATTAAATAACGTGCAGGCAACAcacactccccccccccccaaatttCTTAGGTAATTGTGCCTGAAAACAAAATCCCCGTGCCATGTTTAAATGGTGTTGGTGTTTTCGTTCAGTATATCCAGAATTTGTTGTACTTGTGTACTAGACACTCCCACAAGACCATCTGTTATGCCATCTGCATTACTCTCTGCCTGCTGCCTATTGGTGTTTGTTGAGCTACTGCCTCCCATTATATCAATGTTGATGCCACAAATTTAATCGGTGCGGTGATATTTTTCGAACCATCGCTAGATCTTAGATTGACAATTTCTCCGTCTTTGGTGGGGTTTCTTCATCATACCCCTTTGCCATATCTCACGACAAAAAGAGGATTTGAGCTTTCAAACTTTCTTATTTTCTCAATCTTACATAATTATTCTTAATTTAGTTTGcggaaaaaaaaagaacattaacctaagctctgataccatgtcaaattaACCCATAAAGCTTGAATATTATTAACAATAAGATAGTTTTTTATAGTACATAATCGTATACCCCGTAGATAGTTTACTCCTACACCAACACTAACTCTTATACTAACATAGTACTTGAACTCTAACGCTACGTCTAACATATTCACTTTCAACATATATTACGGAGTAGAAAACTATGTATTCCTAATCTATCTTATTACGGTCAAAGTATATCTTTTAACTAAACACGAAAGACATATaaaaaaaaccaatacaaaaagTATTGACTGATGTTTGACCAATATTTTTTACAAATAGTTCAAAAATATATCGACTCAGTTGCACCTTTGTAATTACAATGTTCCAATTCAACCTATTTATGTCTGTTGCGATTAAACCAAAAaatagaacaaacttatctgattcgatgaactgaatgaagaacaattgttgcgtcgtggacacccactgtcctaaaagacgattccgcactacctcccggtgcagtagaacagaatgcggtcgccctccaggaacTCCGatgttgtgtgcactcacaaagccggatggagtcagaacatatgcccaaaaccaAGAGCAATTTTAGTGAGAGAAAATAAtgtgttttcaattttttgtgAATGAGTGTTTGAATGACATTGTGTGTTTTGAGGAATCAGAATCAAAGCAAGCCATCAGACAGAAACGGCTGAAATCAATGAGGATTGCAACAGCAAAAAACGGTCAGAAATAATCAGTGTTGTAACGGACgcaattaatggtaattaatccaacggttacgtaatccatacagattcccgtaacaataacttaaccaaaacggtccagttaccaaaaagaatagggttgacccacaaacccaaccccacgcccgcgaaccgcattcccaagtaccaagtaccaagtaccaaggcccgaGGCCCATGCCTGGCCAggcccggcgcgcgcgtgtgtgatgtgtccacccataccactctcacactttcttaaacaagagttacacccattccccaattaataaactaggagaatatgaagagttttttccatgtgggactcTCTTATTTTTCACTctctttttcctttgtgtttcccaatgagaatttccaacaatcccccacaggttcaAATATGtggaaaagaaagaagaaaaagaatgatattggttttgggcaaaacaaaataattgaataggtgtcaatgtctttcgacttgaattaacacttagtgacatttaaggtatgatctctttcctaccaagtgactttcgtattgaacttgatatgGAGTTagatgatatgtgtgttttatatagagtttttacccccgtcccttagtactttttgatctcaaatgagctcttcggagcgatttttagtactaatgtgctccttgtagtgtgtttgtagtttcaggttcatcattgtaggaattagcatatttttgtgcatttcctactcatttgaatcaatacaagagattatttACTTTctagagcacaaacattaagtttgaagagttttgaagcaaagcgaataacgaaggaagtacaaaaatgactatagtccactattttaagaaTAACTCAAGTTTTATAACTCCAAATGATGTAATTCCAATTGGGTtagattctagacttcaatatctttccaacaagtggtcactcgcctaattccgacgaataacgaaggagatatgacgttttgaagatagaggatcgtgcagtttcaacaggcgcccgatcgggcgggcttcgcccgatccggatcgggcggtcattctgggcgctgttctgggcattttgcaaccgcccgatcgggccgactatcgatcacatcgcccgatcgggcgacgccaacctccagcgtatttcgcgagtttttatttccgattttgggctctattttgggcaaactataaatactatcctcttatatttttagtgacatctattattttagttttgaatacttagtttatttctagttTTCTCTATTTctcaaaacacttagttttaattttaatcaaagattcaagctttattattccattgtcctttaattcggtattatttcttgctctaatttaattcattgcttaatcatgttttccattatgttaattgcgttgttatttattatcatgagtgagtagttcaatttctagggtttaggggatccatgaatgcatgattgggattatatgtggacttgattattgattgattgattataatttctatagcttattattattgctcgtcaattctgttcggtcggactattttgatttgagtttgattaactttagattatgcgccgagtggtataaatctgatgtttttggtctgtggctattagataggaattatttctagtacgtagcaagagcccgctagttgttctatcctaaggaattcataagattcaagagatgcatgttttcctagttatgattgttaattgattgttattgtccgttgtccaatcccggtctgcatttatggtgaaccgctgccctagattcttttaatattgttattttccgatttgattacttgttttagtttaatatacaaaccaatccaactcttgttaccagtagtctagattaataatttttttttttggcaaataaaaatTTTATTAACCAAAAGGAAAGAGCAACAGCTCAAAGATTACAAGCACCAGAACAACTGGAGCACTAGTTCCCCAACAGGAACAAAACAAAACCACCTATACTAGAACCTGACAGCAACAGGCCTAATACAGCAACAAAGCAATGTCTGAATCTCTACATCTGCAAGCAACCTTAAACACAATTTCTTTAACAATTTGCTCAGCTGATTGTACATGACCAGCAAAGACTCTTTGATTCCTTTGAATCCACAGGCAATAAACTGCTTCAGTAAAACCAGCAAGGAGAAGTTTGCTCACAGCAGTACATTTTTTACTCATTCTCATAGCAAATTGGAGCTCCTGGTCAAAAGCTTGGCTGCTCCTATTGATATTCAGAATCTACAGGAATTTCTGCCAGACTTGTCTAGCATAAGAACACTGAAAGAACAAGTGCTGCACTGATTCTGGATCAACACCACATAAACTGCAAACACCATCAGTAGCTATGCCCCACTGCATGAGTCTGTCTTTGGTAGAAAGCCTTCCATGAACAGCAAGCCACAAAATGAAAAGACTTTTAGGACTAGCAAAGTTATTACAAACCACTCTCCTCCACTGAACTTTAGGAAACTGACCCAACAAACATAGGTACATCTTCTTGATAGAGTAACCACCAGTAGCAAAAAACAGTTGCTTGCACATAGGATCCCTATCCAGCAAATCTCTACACCCCCAAATCTTCTTAAGAACCCAGGAAGCAGAACCTGGCAGAGCCatggtgaaaaaaaaaatcagttaaaaataatttaagtttagcaaaaataatttaagttcaacaaaaatcaTGCATATGAAGACTTGAAGAGAACATTAGCCAGCTTTAAGCAGTAGTTAAGAATTTACTACAAGTATTGTTTATACTA contains:
- the LOC110783637 gene encoding uncharacterized protein; this translates as MALPGSASWVLKKIWGCRDLLDRDPMCKQLFFATGGYSIKKMYLCLLGQFPKVQWRRVVCNNFASPKSLFILWLAVHGRLSTKDRLMQWGIATDGVCSLCGVDPESVQHLSSQAFDQELQFAMRMSKKCTAVSKLLLAGFTEAVYCLWIQRNQRVFAGHVQSAEQIVKEIVFKVACRCRDSDIALLLY